A genome region from Blautia coccoides includes the following:
- a CDS encoding NUDIX hydrolase — protein MPEIKKVTPLTENPHVNLYHLDVESKTGRKGHYYVASRAKTENDLKIKTRKNTPDGVIIYSLYGEKKDRVVLVRQYRYAIDSYIYEFPAGLVEPGEDYKEAGIREMKEETGLTLSPLQVDPAYEKPYFTTIGMTDESCASVYGYASGQASRDGLEDSEELEIVLADREEVRRILREENVAIMTAYMLMHFLHDDEPFAFLKEI, from the coding sequence ATGCCGGAGATAAAAAAAGTGACGCCGCTTACAGAGAACCCACATGTGAATCTCTACCATTTAGATGTGGAGAGCAAGACAGGAAGAAAAGGCCATTACTACGTGGCGTCACGGGCAAAGACCGAAAATGACCTGAAGATAAAAACAAGAAAAAACACCCCCGACGGAGTCATTATCTACAGCCTTTACGGGGAGAAGAAAGACAGGGTCGTATTGGTGCGTCAGTACCGGTACGCCATCGACAGCTATATCTATGAATTTCCGGCAGGCTTGGTAGAGCCAGGTGAAGATTATAAAGAGGCCGGAATCAGGGAAATGAAAGAGGAAACAGGTCTAACTCTGTCGCCGCTCCAGGTGGATCCGGCATATGAAAAGCCGTATTTCACCACCATTGGGATGACAGATGAGTCCTGCGCCAGTGTATATGGCTACGCTTCCGGTCAGGCGTCCCGAGATGGACTGGAGGACTCAGAGGAGCTTGAGATTGTACTGGCAGACAGGGAAGAAGTCAGGAGAATACTGCGGGAAGAGAATGTGGCGATCATGACAGCATATATGCTGATGCACTTTCTTCATGATGATGAGCCATTTGCTTTTCTGAAGGAAATATAA
- a CDS encoding ECF transporter S component — MSNEAIVNKRPAGAQNRSKIRTLAQVAMLGAVATVLMMIEFPIPVIAPPFYQMDFSEVPVLVGAFAMGPAAGIMIELLKVLLYAVIHGSATAGVGEIANFLIGCSFIVPAAFFYKYRRNKMYAVIGMVIGTITMAVVGCVVNAFILLPAYGAAFGMPVSAFIQMGTSIHPAINNLFTFVVLAVAPFNLVKGCIISAVTLLIYKRIRVLLRGE, encoded by the coding sequence ATGAGTAATGAAGCAATTGTAAACAAAAGGCCTGCGGGCGCACAGAACCGTTCTAAGATCAGGACACTGGCACAGGTAGCCATGCTTGGAGCAGTGGCCACAGTATTGATGATGATTGAATTTCCCATCCCGGTGATCGCACCGCCCTTCTACCAGATGGACTTCTCCGAAGTGCCTGTACTGGTCGGCGCGTTTGCCATGGGGCCGGCAGCGGGTATTATGATCGAGCTTTTAAAGGTACTGTTGTATGCAGTCATCCACGGTTCTGCCACAGCGGGTGTGGGAGAGATCGCCAATTTCCTGATAGGATGCTCCTTCATTGTCCCGGCAGCATTTTTCTATAAATACCGCAGGAACAAAATGTATGCTGTGATCGGTATGGTCATAGGAACCATCACAATGGCTGTTGTGGGTTGTGTTGTGAACGCATTTATCCTGCTTCCCGCATATGGGGCAGCATTTGGAATGCCGGTGAGCGCGTTTATCCAGATGGGAACATCGATCCATCCCGCTATCAATAACCTGTTTACCTTTGTGGTGCTGGCAGTGGCACCCTTTAATCTGGTGAAGGGATGTATCATCTCTGCCGTCACACTGCTTATTTATAAAAGAATCAGAGTATTACTGCGAGGAGAATAA
- a CDS encoding cell surface protein, producing the protein MKNKILLTGVIVCFLLSGCGKQTKSDSIKVTTLEGSYSIDVDSYSELAGDADYVIIGKIIDELTTNYKWPVILENEDGTEREDTIPYTDYSVEVLNNLKGELTQESPITITKVGGVTKNGDMYILYENDILPSIGGSYVFYIYAQDDGSNLVSGPNSTIPIENVSQTKATTRFIQEENQDHESILEQVIDGVDNPIITQRNRSISNDDISTSN; encoded by the coding sequence ATGAAAAATAAAATCTTATTGACAGGAGTAATTGTTTGTTTTCTTCTATCTGGATGTGGTAAGCAAACAAAATCGGATAGCATTAAAGTTACTACACTAGAGGGCTCATATTCTATTGATGTTGATTCTTATTCTGAACTGGCTGGTGACGCGGATTATGTTATAATTGGTAAGATAATAGATGAATTAACTACCAATTACAAATGGCCTGTAATATTAGAAAATGAAGATGGGACAGAACGAGAGGATACAATACCATATACAGATTATAGTGTTGAGGTATTAAACAATTTAAAAGGAGAACTAACACAGGAATCACCGATAACAATAACAAAAGTAGGTGGGGTAACGAAAAATGGAGATATGTATATACTTTATGAGAATGACATCCTTCCTTCTATTGGTGGCTCATATGTTTTTTATATTTACGCTCAAGATGATGGGAGCAACTTAGTATCTGGCCCGAACTCGACCATTCCGATAGAGAATGTGAGTCAGACAAAGGCTACAACAAGATTTATCCAAGAAGAAAACCAAGATCATGAAAGTATATTAGAGCAGGTAATAGATGGGGTTGACAACCCAATTATAACCCAGAGAAATAGGTCAATCTCAAATGATGATATTTCTACCTCAAACTAA
- a CDS encoding GlsB/YeaQ/YmgE family stress response membrane protein — MLTSLIIGIVSGWIAGRIMDVKKGGFIKTIATGIVGSFVGSAVISIVGFHANGFLANIIVSVFGACIFLFVAKKIFK; from the coding sequence ATGCTTACATCATTAATTATAGGTATAGTTTCCGGCTGGATAGCCGGCAGAATTATGGACGTAAAAAAGGGAGGATTCATTAAAACCATTGCCACGGGAATCGTCGGCTCCTTTGTGGGCAGCGCCGTTATTTCAATCGTTGGATTTCATGCAAATGGCTTTCTGGCTAATATTATAGTGTCTGTTTTTGGCGCATGTATTTTCTTGTTTGTTGCGAAGAAAATTTTTAAATAA
- a CDS encoding alpha-glucuronidase family glycosyl hydrolase, with amino-acid sequence MCNWEQAWLAYEPIENQKNRNFFESVYTDQNGELVKTALQEIETASEKLFNIHIAKTEDRNKAGILLEINPTLDLGREGYAITEENGRIHICAARENGLLYGTFRFLLVVSSGKEIKGISLQEIPQNPVRMLNQWDNIDGSIERGYAGNSFFYENGKVCVTKRITDYARLLCSVGINAISINNVNVREGAEWLITEKHYKELEQISGIFGKYGISMYLCIDFAAPMTLDGLPCADPLNEEVRNWWEKKCSEIFSRIPNMGGFLVKADSEGRPGPFAYGRNHADGANMLARAVKPYGGTIIWRCFVYNCQQDWRDRRTDRARAGYDNFMPLDGKFDDNVILQIKNGPIDFQVREPVHPLFGGLQHTNQMLEVQIAQEYTGQQIDVCYLVPMWKEVLDFSTGCGKPEDTVADIISGRTFGQVKCGMAAVANTGKDANWTGHDLAGANLYGFGRLAWNPQTSAEEIVQEWIALQISRDSGVMAVVSDILLRSREVYERYTAPLGIGFMVNPAHHYGPNPEGYEYSKWGTYHRADHLAVGVDRSDKGTGYSEQYFEKNAALYRDAESCPENLLLFFHRVPYTHRLHSGKTLIQHIYDSHFEGYADVQKMQRDWDSLEDKIPQHIFKRVKERFARQAENSREWCDVINSFFYRKSMIPDEKGRDIF; translated from the coding sequence ATGTGTAACTGGGAGCAGGCGTGGCTTGCATATGAACCGATAGAAAATCAGAAAAACAGGAATTTTTTTGAGTCTGTATATACAGACCAAAACGGAGAGCTGGTCAAAACCGCTCTCCAGGAAATAGAGACGGCATCTGAAAAATTATTTAACATCCATATTGCCAAAACAGAGGACAGGAACAAGGCTGGGATTCTGTTAGAAATAAATCCCACACTAGATCTGGGTAGGGAAGGATATGCGATAACTGAAGAAAACGGCAGAATCCATATCTGCGCAGCCAGGGAAAACGGACTTTTGTACGGAACCTTCCGGTTTCTTCTCGTGGTTTCCTCAGGAAAAGAGATCAAGGGCATTTCCCTTCAGGAAATTCCGCAGAATCCTGTCAGAATGCTGAACCAATGGGACAACATAGACGGCAGCATTGAGCGTGGATACGCAGGAAACTCCTTTTTCTATGAGAACGGAAAGGTATGCGTAACGAAGCGGATCACAGATTATGCAAGACTTCTCTGTTCTGTGGGGATCAATGCTATTTCCATCAATAATGTGAATGTCCGGGAAGGGGCAGAATGGCTTATTACAGAAAAACATTATAAAGAATTGGAACAGATTTCCGGTATCTTTGGGAAATATGGCATTTCCATGTACCTGTGTATTGACTTTGCAGCACCCATGACTCTGGACGGACTTCCCTGCGCGGATCCTCTGAACGAGGAAGTGAGGAACTGGTGGGAGAAAAAATGCAGTGAGATTTTCAGCCGTATCCCCAATATGGGAGGTTTTCTTGTAAAAGCGGACTCGGAGGGGCGTCCCGGTCCTTTCGCATATGGCAGGAACCATGCAGACGGCGCCAACATGCTGGCCCGGGCGGTAAAGCCTTACGGAGGAACGATTATCTGGAGATGTTTTGTGTACAATTGTCAGCAGGACTGGCGGGACCGCAGGACGGACCGGGCGCGTGCCGGATATGACAATTTTATGCCCCTGGACGGAAAATTTGATGACAATGTGATCCTTCAGATTAAAAACGGACCTATTGATTTTCAGGTAAGGGAACCGGTTCATCCCCTTTTCGGCGGACTGCAGCACACCAACCAGATGTTGGAGGTGCAGATAGCCCAGGAATACACCGGGCAGCAGATTGATGTGTGTTACCTTGTTCCTATGTGGAAAGAAGTGCTGGATTTTTCTACAGGCTGTGGAAAACCCGAAGATACGGTTGCGGATATAATCTCCGGCAGAACATTTGGTCAGGTAAAATGCGGCATGGCAGCAGTTGCCAATACAGGAAAGGATGCCAACTGGACAGGACATGATCTTGCGGGCGCCAACTTATATGGATTCGGACGCCTGGCCTGGAATCCTCAGACATCAGCAGAGGAAATTGTGCAGGAGTGGATTGCCCTGCAGATCAGCAGAGACAGCGGGGTGATGGCAGTTGTCTCAGACATTCTTCTTCGTTCCAGGGAAGTTTATGAAAGATATACAGCGCCTCTGGGAATCGGTTTTATGGTGAACCCTGCACACCACTACGGACCCAATCCTGAAGGATACGAATATTCCAAATGGGGCACCTACCACAGAGCGGATCATCTGGCAGTAGGTGTTGATAGAAGCGACAAAGGTACCGGATACAGTGAACAGTATTTTGAGAAAAATGCAGCCCTGTACAGAGATGCAGAGAGCTGTCCTGAAAATCTGCTGCTGTTTTTCCATCGTGTACCCTACACACACCGGCTGCACTCCGGGAAAACATTGATCCAGCATATATATGACAGTCATTTTGAGGGATATGCAGATGTTCAAAAGATGCAGAGAGACTGGGATTCACTGGAAGATAAAATTCCACAGCACATTTTCAAAAGAGTTAAAGAACGCTTTGCGCGCCAGGCTGAAAACAGCCGGGAGTGGTGCGATGTGATCAACAGTTTCTTTTATAGAAAATCTATGATCCCGGATGAAAAGGGAAGAGATATTTTTTAA
- a CDS encoding carbohydrate ABC transporter permease yields MNRGEIVKTKNIRTVVYHVLVCGFGLAMLYPLCWMFMSSFKETSTIFTTAGSLIPVKFTTENYANGWRGFAGVSFGTFFKNSLFIAIVGTIGTLASSACVAYGFARCQFRGKKILFGAMLASMMLPGQILMVPQYLWYEKLGWVGSFSPLIVPFFFAIQGFFVYLMMNFIEGIPTELDEAAKIDGCSYYGIFFRIILPLMAPSLITGGIFSFMWRWDDFMSALLYINDAAMYPVALALKLFCDPGSSSDYGAMFAMATLSVVPIVLIFIFFQKYLADGIATSGLKG; encoded by the coding sequence ATGAACAGGGGTGAGATTGTGAAAACGAAGAATATAAGAACAGTTGTCTATCATGTTTTAGTCTGCGGTTTCGGATTAGCCATGCTGTATCCGCTCTGCTGGATGTTCATGAGCTCTTTCAAGGAAACCAGTACCATTTTTACAACAGCGGGAAGTCTCATTCCTGTGAAATTCACAACGGAGAACTATGCCAACGGTTGGCGGGGCTTTGCGGGCGTATCCTTTGGCACTTTTTTCAAGAACTCTCTTTTTATCGCCATTGTGGGTACCATAGGTACTCTGGCGTCTTCCGCCTGTGTTGCTTATGGCTTTGCCAGATGTCAGTTCAGGGGCAAAAAAATTTTATTTGGCGCTATGCTTGCGTCCATGATGCTGCCGGGACAGATCCTTATGGTACCTCAGTATCTGTGGTATGAGAAGCTTGGCTGGGTAGGCAGCTTCTCTCCGCTCATCGTACCATTTTTCTTTGCCATCCAGGGATTCTTCGTATATCTTATGATGAATTTTATTGAGGGTATCCCCACAGAGCTGGATGAAGCGGCAAAGATTGACGGATGCTCCTATTATGGGATTTTCTTCCGTATCATTTTGCCGTTGATGGCTCCGTCACTGATCACAGGCGGTATCTTCTCCTTTATGTGGAGATGGGACGACTTTATGTCAGCACTGCTTTATATTAACGATGCTGCTATGTATCCGGTTGCCCTGGCACTGAAGCTGTTCTGTGATCCGGGTTCTTCTTCAGACTATGGTGCCATGTTTGCGATGGCTACGCTCTCCGTAGTGCCCATTGTTTTGATATTCATATTCTTCCAGAAATATCTGGCAGACGGAATTGCAACATCAGGGTTAAAGGGATGA
- a CDS encoding carbohydrate ABC transporter permease, whose translation MKPTSKKLYKFLNKEKTAGVVFCLPFIIGFLLFLIIPMGISFYYSLCDYDILSPPKFVGLKNYIDMFTNDEVFWHSIKATLYFALVSVPLRLIFALFVAMLLVKPTKATGFYRAAYYLPSIIGGSVAVAILWKRMFAPDGVVNSILGMMGIDTNFAWLSDTRTAIWTLILLAVWQFGSSMLIFLSALKQIPKSLYEAADVDGANKVTKFFRVTLPLLTPTIFFNLVMQMINGFLAFTQSLIITQGKPMDTTLFYAVYMYQQSFSFSKSGYASAMAWVMLGIIAVITFILFKTKKYWVYEQG comes from the coding sequence TTGAAACCTACCAGTAAAAAATTATATAAGTTCTTAAATAAGGAAAAGACAGCGGGTGTTGTGTTCTGCCTTCCTTTTATCATAGGATTTCTGTTGTTTTTGATTATACCTATGGGAATCTCATTTTATTACTCACTCTGTGACTATGATATCCTGTCACCGCCAAAGTTTGTGGGACTGAAGAATTACATAGATATGTTTACAAATGATGAGGTGTTCTGGCATTCCATCAAGGCCACTCTTTATTTTGCACTGGTCTCTGTTCCGCTGAGACTTATCTTTGCTCTGTTTGTGGCCATGCTGCTGGTGAAACCTACAAAGGCCACAGGATTTTACCGGGCAGCCTACTATCTGCCGTCCATTATCGGAGGTTCCGTGGCAGTGGCTATTTTATGGAAAAGAATGTTTGCACCTGACGGCGTTGTGAACAGCATCCTTGGAATGATGGGGATAGATACCAACTTTGCATGGCTCAGTGACACAAGAACGGCTATCTGGACTTTGATCTTGCTGGCTGTGTGGCAGTTTGGTTCCTCCATGCTGATATTCCTCTCTGCATTAAAGCAGATTCCAAAGTCTCTGTACGAGGCAGCAGATGTGGACGGCGCCAACAAGGTTACAAAGTTTTTCCGGGTTACCCTGCCGCTTCTGACACCTACGATCTTCTTCAATCTGGTCATGCAGATGATCAACGGATTTTTGGCGTTTACACAGAGTTTGATCATCACACAGGGAAAACCTATGGATACCACCTTATTCTACGCTGTGTACATGTACCAGCAGTCCTTCTCCTTCAGCAAATCCGGTTATGCTTCCGCAATGGCCTGGGTTATGCTTGGAATTATTGCAGTGATAACATTTATATTATTTAAGACGAAAAAATATTGGGTATATGAACAGGGGTGA
- a CDS encoding ABC transporter substrate-binding protein: protein MKRKYLKKAAAAALACALAAVSMTACGSDKGGNGSKEQASGELTMAWWGNQVRNERTQQVLDKYKEEEGTTVKGQFFQWDDYWSKMATSAAGKKMPDIIQMDMSYLQQYVDKNQLLDLTPYIEDGTLDMSNLSEDAVNMGKVGDKIYGVAAGSSASCMFYNKTLLDELGITIKDNMTLDEFIEISKQVYEKTGYRANLIHYGMYMEVYARANDIQVVDKLGGKSADDYVDYFKISEDGVKEGWHISPSQAADTASVEEDPMVYGSNPDNMTWCTINGSAMLTAYQTAAPEGTDIAITTIPSTDPKKSNYVKPSMYYCVSADSKNAEEAVKVLNYFTNSSEAYKILLAERGIPVSTKIAEEIMPLISQEDQENAAFITEVITPNSSALPPLAPEGTSEAQDLLRKLEEKVKYGEYTSQQAAEEYFNSANEIYAEHQ, encoded by the coding sequence GTGAAAAGGAAATATTTAAAAAAAGCGGCAGCAGCGGCACTGGCATGTGCGTTGGCGGCAGTTTCCATGACAGCGTGCGGATCAGACAAGGGCGGAAACGGAAGTAAAGAGCAGGCATCAGGGGAACTGACTATGGCCTGGTGGGGAAACCAGGTGAGAAATGAGCGTACACAGCAGGTACTTGATAAATATAAAGAGGAAGAGGGAACCACAGTCAAGGGACAATTCTTCCAGTGGGACGATTACTGGAGCAAGATGGCTACCTCAGCAGCAGGCAAAAAGATGCCGGATATCATCCAGATGGATATGTCATATCTGCAGCAGTATGTGGATAAGAACCAGCTTCTTGATCTGACCCCATACATTGAAGACGGCACACTGGACATGTCAAATCTGTCTGAAGATGCAGTGAATATGGGCAAGGTGGGAGACAAGATTTACGGTGTCGCAGCCGGAAGCAGTGCGTCCTGTATGTTCTATAATAAAACACTGCTGGACGAACTGGGCATTACCATTAAAGACAACATGACCCTGGACGAATTCATTGAGATATCTAAACAGGTTTACGAGAAGACAGGCTACCGCGCGAATCTGATCCATTACGGAATGTATATGGAAGTCTATGCAAGAGCCAACGACATTCAGGTTGTGGACAAGCTCGGCGGCAAGAGCGCAGATGATTATGTAGATTATTTTAAAATTTCTGAGGACGGCGTGAAAGAAGGATGGCACATCTCTCCAAGTCAGGCGGCTGATACAGCCAGTGTTGAGGAGGACCCCATGGTTTACGGTTCCAACCCTGACAACATGACATGGTGTACCATCAACGGATCAGCTATGCTGACTGCTTACCAGACAGCAGCTCCCGAGGGAACAGATATTGCGATCACAACGATTCCCTCCACTGACCCGAAAAAATCCAACTATGTAAAACCCAGTATGTATTATTGTGTGAGCGCTGACAGCAAAAATGCGGAAGAGGCAGTAAAGGTTCTCAATTACTTTACAAACTCTTCAGAGGCTTACAAGATCCTTCTGGCAGAAAGAGGCATCCCGGTATCCACTAAGATTGCCGAGGAGATCATGCCGCTGATCAGCCAGGAAGACCAGGAAAACGCTGCATTTATCACAGAGGTCATTACTCCGAATTCCAGTGCGCTGCCGCCTCTGGCACCAGAGGGAACCAGTGAGGCTCAGGATTTACTGAGGAAACTGGAAGAAAAAGTGAAATACGGGGAATATACTTCCCAGCAGGCTGCGGAAGAGTATTTCAACAGCGCAAACGAAATTTACGCGGAACATCAATAA
- a CDS encoding sensor histidine kinase, whose translation MKKTARLQSMSLKYKILTVILTGFFVLFLAGIISLAFVSKSYEKKLYNSIAASLTDSALEISDQLKYIDTIVDSILANQTIQASLDRSGKSTQNSEKQLCFNQVYSTLCDYFFIFNSDAISYISIFQGDDVISTSNRKLQALPDTVRSKLKQTAYSGQGATVTVTDYGPDHGIFIVKELRKIEGLSLDSLGVLILNIDMDALISASTAASTEFEDISYYLYDDNSLIFNDSALSRQDSTELYQKLKGDYDVVTLKHEKLFAVSGMIPTYGWNYICAVSYNSIYQAITLSSRSFFLIMVLSVILVGIFSTKLVFALFRHFDRLIENMKQFGEGKYEIAASPRDYRQDEIGLLYKNFDTMVEKINTLINENYINELLKKEAQIKAMESQMDPHFLYNTLDSINWRARMIKSEEISQITTALGNLLRLSLGNNSRDFTLRQELTIVDNYIIIQKIRYQKRLDFSVDIPESLLDIPIPKFTLQPLLENAIRYGLEESSETCYITITSHIEGDTLILKIMNTGSSFEEDFMEKLLDGEIQPHGFGIGILNIHKRIQMTYGSEYGLQLYTIEDEDTYEECAAAEIRIPYVQKEENEPC comes from the coding sequence ATGAAAAAAACGGCAAGATTACAGAGTATGTCTTTAAAATATAAGATACTGACCGTTATCCTGACTGGTTTTTTTGTACTTTTTCTGGCAGGGATCATCAGTCTGGCGTTTGTATCCAAATCTTATGAAAAGAAACTGTATAATTCCATTGCTGCCTCACTCACGGACTCCGCGCTGGAAATATCCGACCAGTTAAAATATATAGATACCATAGTAGATTCCATACTGGCAAACCAGACCATACAGGCCAGCCTGGACCGTTCAGGGAAAAGCACACAGAATTCGGAAAAACAGCTCTGTTTTAACCAGGTGTATTCCACATTATGTGACTATTTCTTTATTTTTAACAGTGATGCCATCTCCTATATCTCCATATTTCAGGGAGATGATGTCATCAGCACCTCCAATCGGAAGCTGCAGGCTTTGCCGGATACTGTCCGCAGCAAATTAAAACAGACAGCCTACAGCGGCCAGGGTGCCACGGTAACCGTCACAGACTACGGACCGGATCACGGGATTTTTATAGTTAAGGAGCTTCGCAAAATAGAAGGGCTGAGCCTGGATTCCCTGGGTGTTCTCATATTGAACATTGATATGGACGCGCTTATCTCTGCTTCCACGGCAGCCAGTACGGAATTTGAAGATATCTCTTATTATCTGTATGATGACAACAGCCTTATCTTTAACGACAGCGCACTGTCACGGCAAGATTCCACGGAATTATACCAAAAATTAAAAGGGGACTATGATGTAGTCACCTTGAAGCACGAAAAGCTGTTTGCCGTAAGCGGAATGATCCCAACTTACGGATGGAATTATATCTGTGCGGTCTCCTATAATTCCATCTATCAGGCCATTACCCTCTCCAGCCGGTCCTTCTTCCTCATTATGGTATTGTCTGTGATCCTTGTTGGGATTTTCAGTACCAAGCTGGTCTTTGCCCTGTTCAGACATTTCGACAGACTGATCGAGAATATGAAGCAGTTCGGTGAGGGAAAATATGAGATAGCTGCCTCTCCCAGGGATTACCGGCAGGATGAAATCGGCCTTTTGTATAAGAATTTTGATACCATGGTGGAAAAAATAAACACTCTGATCAATGAGAATTACATCAACGAGCTGCTGAAAAAAGAGGCACAGATAAAAGCCATGGAGAGCCAGATGGACCCACATTTTCTGTACAACACCCTGGACTCCATCAACTGGCGGGCACGTATGATCAAGTCAGAAGAGATTTCCCAGATCACCACAGCCCTTGGAAATCTCCTGCGCCTTTCCCTCGGCAATAATTCCAGGGATTTCACACTGCGCCAGGAATTGACCATTGTGGACAATTATATTATCATACAAAAAATACGGTATCAGAAGCGTCTGGATTTTTCGGTGGATATTCCGGAAAGCCTACTGGATATCCCCATTCCCAAGTTCACTCTGCAGCCGTTACTGGAAAACGCCATACGCTATGGGTTGGAGGAATCTTCCGAAACCTGCTATATAACCATCACTTCCCATATAGAAGGCGACACTTTGATCCTGAAGATCATGAATACCGGTTCCTCCTTTGAAGAGGATTTCATGGAGAAGCTGCTGGATGGGGAGATACAGCCTCACGGATTCGGGATCGGAATCCTGAATATCCACAAACGGATCCAGATGACTTACGGCAGTGAATACGGACTGCAGTTATATACTATAGAAGATGAAGACACTTATGAAGAATGCGCAGCAGCGGAAATACGCATTCCCTATGTACAGAAAGAGGAGAACGAGCCATGTTAA
- a CDS encoding response regulator transcription factor, with amino-acid sequence MLKLLIVDDEEMICQAIANIIDWKSYNIQLVGTCTDGVEAYHTILDECPDIVITDIRMPGISGLELIERINRTDLCTQFVILSGYGEFEYAKRAMKCGVQHYLLKPCTETQIIDCIQEVTKDYYKIAFAGDLKPEQDSRAFHNLHKTLIRNMIREGISCDQVTDTFFDLYEHYINLTDVPYQFCSVYYLEEKNLAGCLEQFDDYCRENMPEVERYAVYIQNVLLVFFPNFETSYAQLDSFFKGLAFPGQTVSVEYSRMRYADLKTLLTMLIKKLKRYDILYFIDNTEAVPNFNYGQIVDRVNRLIPVLAHKNAEGREETMMELKKILSAISNKDFLLQLSDNIIISLGTQLPSHTLPEITDFLYKLHKEEDAVIIGESVLDYINKLSEVQSLSTKQYSPFISRLMDYIYEHYSNPDLTLKWISENYLYMNVNYVSRCFTKETGEKFSGFLMKLRVQKAKEILAARDNEQIQNVAQLVGCGNTPYYFSKIFKKCTGLTPSAYVKKMSK; translated from the coding sequence ATGTTAAAACTATTGATCGTAGATGACGAGGAAATGATCTGCCAGGCGATCGCCAATATCATTGACTGGAAATCCTATAATATCCAATTAGTGGGGACGTGTACAGATGGGGTGGAGGCCTACCACACCATACTGGATGAATGTCCGGATATTGTGATAACCGATATCCGCATGCCCGGCATCTCGGGCCTGGAACTGATCGAAAGGATCAACCGTACGGATCTATGTACGCAGTTTGTGATCCTCTCCGGATACGGAGAATTTGAATATGCCAAGAGGGCCATGAAATGTGGTGTTCAGCATTATCTGCTGAAGCCCTGCACAGAGACGCAGATCATTGACTGCATTCAGGAAGTCACCAAGGATTACTATAAGATCGCATTTGCAGGGGATCTGAAGCCGGAGCAGGACAGCCGGGCTTTCCATAATCTGCACAAAACTCTGATCCGGAATATGATACGGGAGGGAATCTCCTGTGACCAGGTGACGGATACCTTTTTTGACCTGTACGAGCATTATATCAATCTGACAGACGTGCCTTATCAGTTCTGCAGTGTCTATTATCTGGAGGAAAAAAATCTGGCAGGATGCCTGGAACAATTCGATGACTACTGCCGGGAAAACATGCCGGAGGTGGAGCGCTACGCCGTCTACATACAGAATGTTCTCCTGGTCTTCTTCCCTAATTTTGAGACTTCTTATGCGCAGCTTGACAGTTTTTTCAAAGGCCTGGCTTTTCCCGGACAAACTGTATCTGTAGAGTACAGCCGTATGAGATATGCCGATCTGAAAACACTGCTCACCATGCTGATCAAGAAATTGAAACGATATGATATCCTTTATTTTATAGACAACACAGAGGCTGTTCCCAATTTTAACTACGGGCAGATCGTGGACCGGGTGAATCGGCTGATCCCCGTATTAGCCCATAAAAATGCTGAGGGCAGAGAAGAGACCATGATGGAATTGAAAAAGATACTCTCCGCCATTTCCAACAAGGATTTCCTGCTGCAGCTCTCCGATAATATCATCATTTCCCTGGGAACACAACTGCCCTCCCACACACTGCCGGAAATCACGGATTTCCTGTACAAGCTCCACAAAGAGGAGGATGCTGTTATCATTGGTGAATCTGTGCTGGATTATATCAATAAGCTTTCCGAGGTACAATCCTTAAGCACCAAACAGTACAGCCCCTTTATCTCACGGCTGATGGACTATATTTATGAACACTATTCCAATCCTGATCTGACACTGAAATGGATCTCTGAGAATTATCTATATATGAATGTGAACTACGTAAGCCGCTGCTTTACCAAAGAGACAGGGGAAAAGTTCTCGGGATTTCTTATGAAGTTGAGAGTGCAGAAGGCAAAAGAGATTTTGGCTGCCCGGGATAATGAGCAGATACAGAATGTAGCGCAGCTTGTGGGGTGTGGAAATACGCCTTATTACTTTAGTAAGATTTTCAAGAAATGTACGGGGCTGACGCCCTCGGCTTATGTGAAGAAGATGAGTAAGTAA